Sequence from the Nitrospira sp. CR1.1 genome:
CGCCTGAAGGTTTCGTCACCAACCATGCGGGCGGAATTCTCGGCGGCATCTCCACCGGCCAGGATGTGGTGGCGACCATCGCCATCAAGCCCACCTCGAGCATTCGAGTTCCGCGGCGCTCGATCGATAAGGCCGGCAAGGCCGTCACGGTAGAGACCAACGGCCGCCATGATCCCTGCGTCGGCATTCGTGCGACCCCCATTGCCGAAGCCATGATGGCCCTGGTGCTGATGGATCACGCCCTCTTGCATCGCGCGCAAAACGCGGATGTCACGACCAAGACCCCGAAGATTCCGGGGTCATCAAAGTGTGGCTCGAGCCAGAGACAGTCAACGTAGATCAATTCTTATCCCGCCGAACCCCAATCTCAAGGGAAGCAGGAAACCTTTCTTGGCTGTATTCTCGTTCAGTAGGTGGAAGACATGGATTCCATCATAATCCACATTCCAGGCAAACCCAGAGTCAGTCCAGAATTGGACGATCAAGACGTTCTCTGGCGTTACCTTGACGCCGCCAAGTTTCTTGATTTCCTTCATCACCAAACACTTTTCTTTACCCGTGGTGACCGATTTGAGGATAAGTTTGAGGGTGCGTTCACCAAGTCTCTCAAGCACTCGATTGAACGATCCTACCGGGACAACAACATTGACTACACATTTGATCAGTTTCGTCGCCGATTGCGTGAATGTGTTTTTGTGAATTGTTGGCATCGGGGACAAGATGACAGCATGGCGATGTGGCAGATTTACGGAAGATCTTCATGCTCTCTGGCACTTACAACGACCATAGGTCAACTGAGACAATCGCTACAGGAGCAAGACCTTCCATATGACCTTGCAATCGAAAAAGTTCAGTATGTGAAGCACTGGGATGATCCAGCATTGGACATCGCGCCATATTCGAGAGTGTTTGCTTACAAAACCAATGCCTATGAGTATGAAAACGAAGTGCGAGTGCTCATAGATCGCTTTGCTGGAGAGTTTGATAATGAAATTCTTGAGGTGGGAATGCCAATCAAGGTGGCTCATAAGACTCTCTTGCGCAGCATCGTGGTTGCTCCGGAAGCACCGGTATGGTTTGAGTTACTTGTGAGAGAGGTGGTGCGGCGATATGGAATTACCGTATCGGTGAGCCGATCTATGCTGGCATCTCAACCGCTATAACGGATTGCCGCAAATTACTTTTGCAGGCGGCGAATATTTATAAGCAGTGTCTAGTCGTACGCAATCAAAGTCCTCGGGACTTGTAGTGATGCATTCGCAAACCAAACGAAAGAAGAAGCTGAGTGATCGAAATCTATACAGATGGCGCCTGCAGTGGAAACCCTGGTCCAGGAGGCTGGGGGGTGTTGCTGCGCATTGACGGAGAGGAAACGGAACTCTGTGGCGGCGAGCCGGCAACGACCAACAATCGCATGGAGTTGCTCGCGGTGATAGAGGCGTTGCAGTGGTTCACGCAACCGGTGAAAGCCCGCGTCTACACAGATTCTCAGTATGTACAAAAGGGCATCAGCGAATGGATCCACAGCTGGAAGCGCCGGGGCTGGAAAACCGCCGGTAAGGAGCCGGTCAAGAATGAAGATTTATGGCGGCGTCTGGACGCACTGGCTTCCGGCCATACCATTGAGTGGCATTGGGTCAGAGGACACAACGGCCATGTGGACAATGAACGTGTAGACGCATTGGCTCGTGCCGGACTTGAGCAATCGCGTCGTGCTGGAAAGCCGATTACACATCCGGTTGCGACATCTGTTCCCGCTCCGCCTAAGAATCTTCGACCTACGGTCACCTCCCGCCCTATTCTCGATATTCAACATGCGACTGTCTATCGAGGAGAGACCCGCGTTTTTTCCGATCTCTCCTTCGCTCTTCATGAAGGGGAGCATGCGGCGATTGTGGGGCCCAATGGAGCCGGGAAGTCGACGCTTCTGAAGCTGTTATCCGGCGAGGTTCATCCCCTGGCACTGGATGGCACCAAGGTCAATCTATTCGGTCAGGAGCGTTGGAACGTCTGGGATGTGCGGAAGCAGTTGGGGATGGTGTCTCACGACTTGCAGCGGGACTACCTGATCTGTGCCGAAGGCATGAATGTCATTCTGTCCGGCTTCTATGCCAGCAACGATACCTATGAACACCAGACTTTCAGCCGTGATCAGATTGCTCGTGCGCAAGAAGTGATGCGAGAATTACGGATTGATCACTTAGCCGGCCGCACCTTTGGCCATCTTTCGACAGGCGAGCAACGGCGGTTCTTGTTGGGGCGTGCTCTCGTGCATGATCCGTCTGTGCTCGTGCTG
This genomic interval carries:
- a CDS encoding ATP-binding cassette domain-containing protein, translating into MTHPVATSVPAPPKNLRPTVTSRPILDIQHATVYRGETRVFSDLSFALHEGEHAAIVGPNGAGKSTLLKLLSGEVHPLALDGTKVNLFGQERWNVWDVRKQLGMVSHDLQRDYLICAEGMNVILSGFYASNDTYEHQTFSRDQIARAQEVMRELRIDHLAGRTFGHLSTGEQRRFLLGRALVHDPSVLVLDEPTSGLDLKACVQYLDLLRAQIRKGKTILLVTHHLHEIPPEIERVVLLKDGEVVADGAKANLLTDVNLSRLFDQPVTLVRANGWYQALPG